A region of Chelonia mydas isolate rCheMyd1 chromosome 7, rCheMyd1.pri.v2, whole genome shotgun sequence DNA encodes the following proteins:
- the HESX1 gene encoding homeobox expressed in ES cells 1 isoform X1 gives MANTSLCASDIAVSQNLQKVSSFVETKTTHCSFSIESILGLEQKKDGIPAAKPHRPWMDTCNNLGEDTNQCLQTPVISCEGPLFHVNSYPILDKRVLKCEKYFSATERLSYKRELSWYRGRRPRTAFTRNQIDVLENVFRVNSYPGIDVREELAHKLDLDEDRIQIWFQNRRAKLKRSHRESQFIMVKNTLTSNLLE, from the exons ATGGCAAATACATCATTATGTGCTTCTGATATAGCAGTGTCTCAAAATCTTCAGAAAGTATCCAGTTTTGTGGAAACTAAAACCACGCATTGCTCATTTTCCATTGAAAGCATTTTGGGATTAGAACAGAAAAAAGATGGCATTCCAGCTGCGAAACCTCACAGACCATGGATGGATACATGCAACAATTTAG gaGAAGACACTAATCAGTGTCTGCAGACCCCTGTTATTTCCTGTGAAGGGCCATTATTTCATGTTAACAGTTACCCGATACTGGACAAAAGAgttttgaaatgtgaaaaatatttttcagccaCTGAAAGGCTATCTTACAAAAGGGAACTGAGCTGGTACAGGGGTAGGAGACCAAGAACTGCTTTCACTAGAAACCAG ATTGACGTGCTGGAAAATGTTTTTAGAGTGAACTCCTATCCTGGCATTGACGTTAGAGAAGAACTAGCTCACAAACTAGATTTAGATGAAGACAGGATCCAG ATCTGGTTCCAGAATCGCCGTGCAAAGCTGAAAAGATCCCACAGAGAATCTCAGTTTATAATGGTGAAAAACACTTTAACCTCTAACCTTCTGGAATAG
- the HESX1 gene encoding homeobox expressed in ES cells 1 isoform X3 — protein sequence MWSTVLEIMVHILGLEQKKDGIPAAKPHRPWMDTCNNLGEDTNQCLQTPVISCEGPLFHVNSYPILDKRVLKCEKYFSATERLSYKRELSWYRGRRPRTAFTRNQIDVLENVFRVNSYPGIDVREELAHKLDLDEDRIQIWFQNRRAKLKRSHRESQFIMVKNTLTSNLLE from the exons ATGTGGTCAACGGTGTTGGAAATCATGGTTCA CATTTTGGGATTAGAACAGAAAAAAGATGGCATTCCAGCTGCGAAACCTCACAGACCATGGATGGATACATGCAACAATTTAG gaGAAGACACTAATCAGTGTCTGCAGACCCCTGTTATTTCCTGTGAAGGGCCATTATTTCATGTTAACAGTTACCCGATACTGGACAAAAGAgttttgaaatgtgaaaaatatttttcagccaCTGAAAGGCTATCTTACAAAAGGGAACTGAGCTGGTACAGGGGTAGGAGACCAAGAACTGCTTTCACTAGAAACCAG ATTGACGTGCTGGAAAATGTTTTTAGAGTGAACTCCTATCCTGGCATTGACGTTAGAGAAGAACTAGCTCACAAACTAGATTTAGATGAAGACAGGATCCAG ATCTGGTTCCAGAATCGCCGTGCAAAGCTGAAAAGATCCCACAGAGAATCTCAGTTTATAATGGTGAAAAACACTTTAACCTCTAACCTTCTGGAATAG
- the HESX1 gene encoding homeobox expressed in ES cells 1 isoform X2, producing the protein MHMAPVGVHQSILGLEQKKDGIPAAKPHRPWMDTCNNLGEDTNQCLQTPVISCEGPLFHVNSYPILDKRVLKCEKYFSATERLSYKRELSWYRGRRPRTAFTRNQIDVLENVFRVNSYPGIDVREELAHKLDLDEDRIQIWFQNRRAKLKRSHRESQFIMVKNTLTSNLLE; encoded by the exons ATGCACATGGCTCCAGTTGGCGTGCATCAGAG CATTTTGGGATTAGAACAGAAAAAAGATGGCATTCCAGCTGCGAAACCTCACAGACCATGGATGGATACATGCAACAATTTAG gaGAAGACACTAATCAGTGTCTGCAGACCCCTGTTATTTCCTGTGAAGGGCCATTATTTCATGTTAACAGTTACCCGATACTGGACAAAAGAgttttgaaatgtgaaaaatatttttcagccaCTGAAAGGCTATCTTACAAAAGGGAACTGAGCTGGTACAGGGGTAGGAGACCAAGAACTGCTTTCACTAGAAACCAG ATTGACGTGCTGGAAAATGTTTTTAGAGTGAACTCCTATCCTGGCATTGACGTTAGAGAAGAACTAGCTCACAAACTAGATTTAGATGAAGACAGGATCCAG ATCTGGTTCCAGAATCGCCGTGCAAAGCTGAAAAGATCCCACAGAGAATCTCAGTTTATAATGGTGAAAAACACTTTAACCTCTAACCTTCTGGAATAG